The nucleotide sequence ACACCGTCCCCTGGTGGCGCTGCAGCAGGGCATTGACTTCCTCTGCCGAGACATGTTCTTGGAAAAACTTATCCAGCATGTCAGATGTAATCTCGTTGCCGCTGAAGGGCTGTTTGTATTTGCTTCCCACTTTCTTCGGCAAGCGATTCCACAGCAGTTGAAACAGGGGGCGCAGGAACCTGTAGCGGAAGAGAAGGAAGTTGCGGAAGCTGGCGAATCCCCCACTGGAAACCATGGTGTCGTAGGTGTAGCGCAGCATCTCGAACGGAAAGGGACCGGAGGGCAAGAGTGGATGGGGGAAAGTGCTGCCTCGGGAGACGTGAATGGCATCGATGCCGTCTTCTTCCAGCCATTGACAGATCTGCAGGCTGTCATCGACGGAGTTTCCAGCATGCCCCCAGGGGGGAATAATGTTGTTGTATTCGCGGATGCTGATTTTGGCTTGAAAGTGGAAGTCGGAACCCACCACATTGCGAACGGCCCCAACAATTTCTTTGAGGAACTGATAGCGACCCTTGAGGTCGCCGCCGTATTTATCGGTGCGGCGGTTGATGCCGGCACTGAGAAACTGGTTGATCAAATAGCCGTGGGAGCTGTGTAACTCGATCCCATCCAGCCCTGCCTCTTTCGCGCGCCCTGCAGCACTGGCAAAGTCCCGCACAATGTTCTCTACCTCAGCCAAGCTCATCAGATTGGCTGGCAACCCATTAATCTGATCCGCCTGCCCGGTCGTGCTGGGGGCAGGTTTGGGCTGAATGGCTTTCGATCTGGGATCGATGGTGGTATTCTCCACACCTTCAATGTCGCGCTGGCGACC is from Synechococcus sp. PCC 7336 and encodes:
- a CDS encoding NADH:flavin oxidoreductase, giving the protein MSNSKTVLDPIEFRHLTVKNRVFRSSVTGRWDNYDGSGNQARVNWENKFAKGGVGAIISSYVPVSIEGRITPQVSTIHADRLIPFWKTIGETVRQHGCKYIIQLSHSGRQRDIEGVENTTIDPRSKAIQPKPAPSTTGQADQINGLPANLMSLAEVENIVRDFASAAGRAKEAGLDGIELHSSHGYLINQFLSAGINRRTDKYGGDLKGRYQFLKEIVGAVRNVVGSDFHFQAKISIREYNNIIPPWGHAGNSVDDSLQICQWLEEDGIDAIHVSRGSTFPHPLLPSGPFPFEMLRYTYDTMVSSGGFASFRNFLLFRYRFLRPLFQLLWNRLPKKVGSKYKQPFSGNEITSDMLDKFFQEHVSAEEVNALLQRHQGTVLRDAKAVKEVLQEIPIITTGGFQQASFINKAIQEGYTDAVSMARMLVANNDLVNNYFAKGLDISDRPCTYCNECLGAYLELPVGCHTIDRFYQRSVQGLSQADACEAAQEALKAKNDEVMSVFEPTAKVFVPSHADGGD